TTGGATCCCCCGAAGACGGTGGGCCTTCTTCCAGAGGAGGAGGCCTACCGTGCCTCCGGAAAGTAGGCGGAGATCGGCGGGTTGGAATCGAGAGGCTGAAGATGACCGAGCAAAGGGTTGGAGCGGACGAGAGCCTAATCGACGATGCACTCATCGAGCGGCTGGTCCGGCTCGAATCCAAGGACCTCATCCTCAGCTTGTGCCTCCGGCTCGAGCCGCGACTCATGTACGAGCGCGGCCTGGCGGCACTCCTGCTCAAGTCGTCGTTCGAGCGCTTCGAGCGCCGCGAACCCTCGGAGGCGAAAATAAAAGCGGCTCGCCGCGAGCGTCCGCGAGTCGAAGCTTTCATCCGCGATTGGACCCCGAGCGGCAAAGCCCTCGTCATTTACTCGTGCGGGCCCGCCGGCGTCTGGGAAGTCATCCCGCTCGAGGTCATGCGGCCGGGTTTCCTCATCGTCGACACCACGACGAATACGCGTCCGTTGTCGGTCGTGCTGGACGAGTACCCGCGTCTTCTCGTGTGTGTCGTGCAACGCGACAAAGCGTCGTTCTACACTTCGGCGCAACGGCACGCGAGGCCCGCCGGCACGATCGTCTCCGAGGTTCCCGGCCAGCACAAGACCGGAGGGTGGTCGCAAGCGCGTTTCGAGCGCCACACCGAGGTCCATTTCGAGCAACACTTGCGCGAGGTAGTGGCCGCTATCGAGAAGCTCCACGCGAACAACACGAACCGGGGCTTCGATCGGCTCATTCTCGGCGGCACCGTTGAGGTCACCCGCGAGACCGAGCGTTTGTTGCCCGATCACCTCCGCTCCCGTCTCGTCGCTTCGCTTCCGGTGGACGTGAAGCACGAG
The Vicinamibacteria bacterium DNA segment above includes these coding regions:
- a CDS encoding Vms1/Ankzf1 family peptidyl-tRNA hydrolase, translating into MTEQRVGADESLIDDALIERLVRLESKDLILSLCLRLEPRLMYERGLAALLLKSSFERFERREPSEAKIKAARRERPRVEAFIRDWTPSGKALVIYSCGPAGVWEVIPLEVMRPGFLIVDTTTNTRPLSVVLDEYPRLLVCVVQRDKASFYTSAQRHARPAGTIVSEVPGQHKTGGWSQARFERHTEVHFEQHLREVVAAIEKLHANNTNRGFDRLILGGTVEVTRETERLLPDHLRSRLVASLPVDVKHESEADILERARAASEEAEHREEEELVRTMGDRAEAGGPGVSGLDDTLGALAEGRIETLILAEDFAAPGWECRHCGRVTATTHDGCPVCGGIVEAVANVVDIAIERAFTHGARVEFVGGAAARQRLSRRGDIGALLRY